The genomic interval CTTTTCTTTAGTCATTCGTATTTGTCAGCTTATTAAAACTAAGCATAAACAAATTAGTTTATTGATGCTTCCGGTTAGTAAGAGTTTAATCATTGAACATTCCTCGTTTACAGAAATAACTTTTCTGCGATAacgaaattttaattttattggctTGGCCCGCGAAATCCTCGGTGAATAATAAGTAAATCCCAATGGAATTTCCGACCAGCCCAATACAACCGACCCGCTAAATATACCCCTTTCCTTTGAGCTGCCAAACCCAAACCAGACGAATTAACAATCAGTAAACAGCATTTTCTCCCACTTTCAGACCCACCGATCGAACTTTTGGCGGCGAGGAGGAAGAACATAGCTTTCCGGGCACTTGGCCATGTAAGTTAAGTCTAGGTCTACTGCCTGCCAACGTCTTGGGTGCACAGTACATGTACataacaattattattattctaaCTCACGGCCAGGTCATGTGGCGAGAATTGCGACAGCTGCCACCACCGACGACGTCGTTAATCCAACCCGGGTAAGGCAAAAGGCGGCTACGGCTACAAAGAAGCGTTAAACGGTGCGACCTTCGGACGCAGCCCCCCATGGGCCACCCCACGGCACTCTTCAAAAAAGCCAATAAAATTAGCAACTACACTAGGGATTTATAGACGAAAGCACACATGTGAAAACACAAGTCGCACCTAAATATAGGAAGAGTTTAGAAAAGTTTTAATAGGGCAAGCAGAAAGGGCTAAATACTAATAAATTTAACACATTTCAATGTGAAAAAGATCTTGAAAGTCTGAGTTAAACTCTGAACAAGCAGGGTTTTAAATGAGTTCAATATAACTGATTGCTCATCACTCTCTTAATTGAATAATCAAAGGATAGAGTTTAATTTTTGTTAGAATTAGCATATACAAATCATTCTTGATttgaatatgtatttattCCCCAATTTTTGGCAGTGTACAAAACTTAATGCCTTGTTTTTGTTGCAGCGCCTGCATTAGTCATAGGAGGAATGAGGATGACAGCCGGCCCAAGGGAACGCCGCCAGCACAACGAACCAGAGACCGAGCCAGAACGAAAAGCCAACCCAGAAGAGGAAGCAAAGCAGCCCCAAGGCAAACAGTTAGCTAATTAATACGACACAGCCAGCGGAGGAATCCAGGGCAGAGCGAATGATGTTCAAGATTAGGCAGCGGAACTGCATGCTGATAGTGACGGCCCTGGTGCTGGCACCATGCATAGTGATCCTGATGGTGATGGGACCCGAGTTATCCACCGAACAGTCGCTGACTCAGCGCCTGGCCGAATGCCATATGCGGCTGCAGTATTTGGAGTCCATGTACCGCGCCCGCCAGGAGGACGTGGCGCTGCTTTCCCAGTACCTGGGCCAGCTGCAGAGCGTCAATGTGACGGGAGCCAGtgcaccaccgccgccgcgaCTGAGTCCCGAGGCCAGGCAGCTGCTGAGAAATGCGTCGCATATCAGTAAGGGTGGCAGTGCCAATGGTTCGATGGCCAGGAGCCAGAATATACGGCTACCGAATGCCTATCATTTCCTGCCGCATCTCCTGGACGATGCGGGCTCCCTGCGACCAGCATACTTGCAAAGCAAGGGCCGTTCGGATGTGAGCATTGTCCTGGGTGTGCCCACCGTGCGGAGGGAGAAGCAATCGTACCTGCTCGGAACCCTCCACAATCTCATCGAGAACATGAACGACGAGGAGCAGAACGAAACACTGATCATTGTCTATATAGGGGAAACGGATATGGAGTCCGTGCAACTTATCGCCCGTCAAATCGAGGCCAGTTTCGATCAGCATGTGGAGAGTGGACTGATTGATATAATAGCACCTGCGCCTAGTTACTATCCCAATTTCGAACGACTTCGCATCACACTGAATGATCCTTTGGAGCGCGTTAAGTGGCGCAGTAAGCAGAATCTGGACTTTGCCTACCTAATGGCCTACGCCCATTCGAAGGGAACCTTTTACGTTCAACTGGAGGACGATATACTGACCAAGCGGCAGTTCATCACCACCATGAAGAAATTCGCCCTAATCAAGAGCGCTTTGACGAAACCCGATCAACCAGAATGGTTTGTGCTAGACTTTTGCCAGCTTGGCTTTATTGGCAAGATGTTCAAGAGTGCGGAGCTACCCTACCTGATCACCTATTTCCAAATGTTCTATAATGACAAGCCAGTGGACTGGTTACTGACGTATTTCATCGAGTCCAAGGTTTGTCGCACGGACAAGGATCAGAAGCACTGCAATGCGGAGAAGGCAAAGTACTGGCAGCATTTTCGAAAGTCCCTTTTCCAACATATTGGTACAAGTTCGTCGCTGAAAGGAAAAGTTCAAAAGCTGAAGGACAAGCAGTTCGGCAGTAAGGTGCCGCAGTATTATGCCCATACACACAATCCGCCGGCTCTGGTGAAGTCCAACATTGCGCCGTATAAGAACTATCTGTTGCAGCGCGCTTATAGAGGAGAATCCTACTTCTGGGGCTTGCTACCGCAGCCTGGAGATCTGGTGCAGATCATATTCGAGCGACCCACGCAGCTGAGGCACTACCTCTTCCGAAGCGGCAACTCGGAGCATCCGTCCGACAGGTTCTACAACACGACGGTGGAGCTCCTGCCGGCGGATACGCTGAGCGAAAATTCGTCCGTCTGGAGCAACTACAACACCACCACGGACGGCTATCTGGTGGTGGGTTCATTCGATAGCCTGGGCGTGGCCGAGGGCCTTCTGGATGCAAAGATAGGTGCCATCAAGGAGCTGCGCCTGCACGTCCACAGCGACAGCGAGAATTGGGCCCTGCTCAGCGAGATCGAACTACAGGAGTGGGGCAGTGATTCCAAATCCGAGGACAATGCGGCAAAGCCACGGTATGTGGGGGGCAGCTGATTGCTGCATCGCCACCGGCAGCGGCAAAACTGGGATGAATAGGAGCCAACCAGTCCTGGTAATCCATCGAATCCCTCTCCAGTTAATGTCTATACTAATCCCCATCCACAATTTGTCTATGGGATTGTGTCGATTTCGCTGAGATGCAGTCGTGGGAGCAAAACGTTATCTTAATGAAATTGCTTGAGAAACATTTAGGAATAATTAAGATAACTTTTTTTTCCCATGGCTCTTAAAAAGATGCAACTTTTTGCTGAAGAATTCGTTTTGCTCCCAAGGCTTCGTCATGGTTTTTCCATAGATGCGAGTTGACCAACCCAATAATTGTACATCTGTGTGTATATTTTTCGAATGATGCTTTTACCCTCGATTATCTCAGTGTGTAAATAATCTCCCCGAACATCtcctctctcgctctcctaACTTTAAGTGATTATCCTTAGCTATAAGGCTCAAGTACGACTGTAGGCCGATTATATTGCCACATACATCCCCAGAACCAATTCGTTAGGGTTTCTTTAACTTAAGCGTTACGAGCCTCGGCAATATCATTGGTCTACAGTCTCCCAAAAGTCTTGTTTAATCCCAAGCTGTCAGTATATTTTTCGCATAACCATATGGATTTGATATATGTACTCCAAGTGCCCCTTCCATTTTTCATGGTGgtataatatatacataattgATATAGATTATGGGAATCAAGTTGTGGGCTATGTTAGTAAGGCTATTTCTTGGTATTCGAATATTatcttttttgtttattttcctttAGTTTAAGTGTTAACCTCATTTTATTGGTAACCCCAACACAttccaatttattttgtttcattttttttaatttccaagTGATCAAGAATCTCGAACCCGCTGAAATCTTATCGATCAATTACGAATTAAGAAATATTTACACATTGTTGCACACTTAAGTTTAATCTGTACATTAATTGGTTAAAAGTATTCCTTTACTTTAATAATTTATCGTAATATTATGAATTCACCCATCATGCTTGTGTTAGTTTTATATAGCCACCTTCTTGAAGATGAAGCCAtaactacatacatatattaaatatgcataaacataaacattgAACCATTAAAGAACGAAACGATTTTTAGCATTGTTGCTTTTTTACTGTGATTTGTTAATAATTTGTGCATAACaatgaaataattatatacctacattatatacatatacacgtaAATGTAAAACAACTCTAATTAGCTATTGTAAAACGAAattccaaaaacaaaaatcattcataagaaaacatttttttatatatacatacgaTCCATTTTATGATTGGTTCAACTAATTGGAAACGCCAAATTTTTTGATAGACtatgacaaaaaaaaaactaaaaacaaaaacaagaatgaTGATGATTGTTTAAACTTGGTTCCTGTTGAGTAAAGAGAATTGCAATATATAGtggcataaatatttacgagCTAAGTTCGATGCATTCTGTTGCATTTTTTGACTTTCGAAAgttattcaatttcaattcgtATGCCGCTATATATAGAGTAACAGATATTGTAGACTGCTTTCGATAAACTGAATAATTGAAACGAATGTTTTGCATATACTTACTATTGCATAACTGTAcgaacataaatatatatatatttttatatattcctgTGTTACATGTGCGCCAACTAGCAACAATAATTTACAGCACTCGCTCTCCCAGACACACTCATTTTGCCAAATTGCAACAAATTAGCAAGCAACAATAATAGCGGATAGTGATCAATCggaataatatatatattagctGGCATTATAGGCTTCCCCTTCCACGAACACATAACGATCGTAGCTGAATTAcaacaaattacaaattacaaataacAATTTTACAATATTCATAAGCCGTTGGGACAACTCAAAACTTAATCGAATCACAAACGAGAACAACAAATATGCGTGTAATGTGTGTATAAGCTTAATAAATAACTCAAGtatttgaaattgaattgatGGAAATGTATTAATTATTGTACAAACTGAAAAACAAGCAGGAGTAATACCATTGTGGATCGTAGCTCGAGGAAAGAGGATGCATTGGAAGCCCATAGGAATCGACGGAACCAGCTGAGTCCCTCGGGTTCCTCCTTTATGTAGTAGTACATATAATTATAGGGCAGCTCCGCTTTTCCAGCCCTTTCTGCAAACGATTGGACGGTGTGACTCATCACGAATCCACACTGCCTTGTCGAGGAGCTGTTGGCCACCAGGGTGGGCGATCCCTTGACCAATTCAATATTGAACTCGGCCAGATTGTGGGCTGTCTCCTTCGCATTGCGGATGTGAAGCTGCGTCTGCTTGAACTGATTGGTTATCAGATACTTCATGATCTTGGGCATCCGAGGCATGTAGATCCAGATAAACGTTTCCCCCTCCACCAGGTCGAGATTATGCTTCAACAGCGAGTTCCGATGGGTGGCGATCAGGTTGAGCGGCTGTCGCAGATGCCTCAAGCGCTGCCTTGCAAAGTTATGGTTAAAGAAGGCATCCTTTTGATATTGCTCCTTATCCGCCAAAGACGATTGGGCACCCATATGCTGGAACTGGGACTGCGCGGAGCGCAGCAGTCTGGACTCGAAGTTCCGCTGACACTCGGGATCGGAAACACTATCCCAGCGACAGCTCTGCAGGGTCACGAAGCTCTGGAGCAGCCAGTCAATGGGCTGGTCATTGTAGAACAACTTCAGGTACGCCACGAAGGAGCTCAGAACGGAGGTGCGAAAGAGCTTCCCTATGAAGCCCAGCTCACTGAAGCTCATCACAATCCAATCGATCTGCTGGGCAATCCGAAAACTGCTATGCAGTACTGCAAACTTCTGGATGTAGCCCAGGAAACCCACGTTCGCCATCACATCGTCCTCCAGTTGCAGGTAGTACAAGCCCCTGCTCTTAGCATAGGACATCAGGTATATGTAGTCCAGGTTCTGCTTGGTCCTCCACTGAACCCGCTGCGGATCATCGTTCAGCGTGTTGCGGAGTCTCGAGAAGTTGGGATAGTAATTCAGGGGTGGCGCAATGACATCGATGAGGCCAGCTCGCATATGCGTCGAATGATTCACATGCAGTTTCTTCACTATGAACTTGGCGAACTGCAGCTTAGTTTCACCCACGAATATCACAATTAGACAATTGTCGCGCTGCTCCGGAGTCATTCGACGGATTAGACAGTCCACGGTTTGGAGCACATAGTTCTTTTTCGGTCGCAGTACAGTGGGTACTCCAATCACTAACTTGACACCAGTTCTTCCGCCGCCAACGCGATATCTGGGCTTTAATTCCGGATCGGTGACAATAGTCTCCCAGTTGCCATCATGATTGATGGTCTTGGCATAGATTCGTGGCACTTTGGTCTTGTTTTTCACTACTCTTGGCTCCACTGGCTCAATCTGGGTAATATCCTTTCCGAAGTAGAGCATAGCACTCACCAGGTAAGCAACTATTATCAGACCTGGCAGGCAGGTCTTCCAGCGAATGCTGATCACCTTCATGATTCGATGTAAATTCGACACAAATGCTAGCTAAGTTGTACTGATATTTTCCACAAGGAATGCTTTCTACACccatttgatttttaatgtattttattaagTGATATAAATGTTCGATTGATTTCTAATATACTCGTACAGTGGTTTGAAACGCTTGACAATATCCCATACACATCACGATTCGGTTTGCATCGAATTACAATTTATATAACAGTTGAAAGAGACGATTACGATACAGAATAAAACATGATTTCGATATCcctttaaatacttttctCTTGCCTAAACTTGTTTGAAACAATATTAGATATTTAGAAATAGGTCTGCAcagttaaatatttgtataaatacTCGTTTTGATTACGCATAGTTCTTTAGTTGGTTGCTTGGCTCAGTCGTTTACTTCAGCTTCCAAAGTGCATCCAACTCGTTGAGCGGATCCTTgttctcctgctgctccttggcTGTCACCTGCGGCGCCATCTTCATTTGATATGATGTCATTATGCCACCTGCACGACAATGGTTACTtgagtttcaattataagaaTTGTTAATTATATAGCTTACGTTTGTTGAGCACATTGTGTGCATTGCAGAGCACAATTTGCATGGACTGCTCCAGGATGGCGGAATCCCTAAGCGAATTTTGACGCTGCGCACAAATGCGAGACCAAACATCAATCGTATCTAAATAGGGACGCGagattaaatatatataaactgGTTAAAAATCAATTACGCTTACTTATCAAAATTGGCTGCCTGTTCTGGGTCGCTATAATAGCACATACTCCAATGGCCACCAGTTCGGAGCGCTCTGAGCCCGTTAAGCAGTTCATAATGAGCGGCGATTGCGGAGCATTGGCTGCCTGGCAGCGCTGTCGATGGGTCTCCAAAGCATTTTCCGCCACTCCCAGAAGTTGAGCTGGAGCCCTGTAAAATAgcaatattttataataatttatttcccTCCATCGGATGAAATCTGGACATTTTACCCCTTGGTCCACTGTTTCAGCTGCAGTAGAGATAAATCCAGCACTGCGTCCGCTCCATGCATGGACAATTTGAGTTGGTACTCGGAGCAGTGGCTAAGCTGCTGCAATTTCAAGCAGGTCACGGTGTAATCATCATAGTGAGTGGGCTGGTCCAACGCTTGAGGCCAGTAGGGATCGAAAAGCTATAaaacatatcaaatatttAGAATCAATAGTCTGATACTTTTGCCCAAGTTACTCACTTCATTTGGCGTGTGCAGGCACACCACAGTGCGCGACTTCTCCGACCAGATCATGGACCAGAAATCGTTGATGGTATTCGGCTGGGGTGTCTGGGCGACAATGAAGTTGGGACAGCCGGCACTCAAGTTCTAAATGATTAAGAACAGCGTTTAAATATTGTGTGCTATAAAAACATTTGGTGGAATAACTCACCTTCATGTAGGCGGCATTGATGTAGTCATCCGTCTGCTTGTCCAGCTTTACTCTGGCATGATCGTAGGGCAGACAATCGAGGGATCGATTTTTCTCCGGGAACAGTTTCGCAATGGTGGTGGATCGCTTGTTGGCTTCTTTATCCAGCTTCTGCTGCAGCTCTTGCCATTTGGCGCCCAGTTGTGTTTTTCCATTCAACATTTTCACGTGCAGATTCTCCAGTAATTTTTCATAGCTCTCCACCTCCTTttggaaatattttgtcgTTTTTTCGTCCGTAAAAGTTTCGGATTGGAATGCAAAAGCACTCGAATGGCCATTGGCGGTGCCAGATGCCTTGGTCGGTTTCTCACTGACGGAATGTGTAACGGATACCGAGTCCCAGTCAAAGTTCTCCAGGGAACTTAGGTCGGAGCAGTTGGAAAGGTTATCTAAACTGGCACACTTCGGACCCGAAGGAATGGTAACTGAAGTTTGAGCAGTTCCCTCGGTGGCTGCTACAGGGATTTCCGGTGTTGCGGGAGCAGCATGCTCTGCGACACTTTCTACCTTAACAGGCACCGATACCTGACTTGCCGGCGGCGTAGGAGTGGCCACCTGGGGCTGCAAAACAGGCTGTGGCAACATTGGCGGCGGAACAGCCACGGAGCAGTCAATGTCCAGGTCGCTAAGCAGATCCACATTGCTGGTAACCTTGGGAGCCAATGCCTCCGGCTTTGGTTCTACCTTGGTCAAAGCTGCGGAGGAGGCGTAAGGAGCTCCGCTGGAAGTCGTCTGGGTTTCAGCAGTGCTGCTCGCCCCACTTTGCATATAAATTGAAGCAGTTGAATTCGAAGGAGGCGCAGGAGTGGGTTGTTGCTGCGGATTTACACTGCCAAGGTATCCATAGGGAGTGGAGTAGTAGTTGGATGACTCATTGCCCTCAATCGCGGAAGTGGAGTCCTTAGCTGCCATATTGACCTTGGTGTGGGACACGATAGGCGACTGTTGGATAAATATTTCGTTATTTTAAGTCTCAATAGCGTGTATATCACTTACATCAAATCCAGTGGCGGTATTGCTGCGACTGGCAATCTCTGAGTCCGTGGTTCCCACCGACTGCTGCTTGCCACTCTGGCTGAACTGATAGCTTTGCGAGGCTTGGGATCCCTTTAACGAACTGGTGTCCTGCTGGTAGCCACTGCTGTACTCGTATATACCTGTCTGCGGATTAAAGCTATAGCCAGGATGGTTGGAATAGCTGCTATATGTGGCCGAAGGATGAGGAGATGTGGGAACCTGAGCTTGAGATGAAGTGGGGGCTGGAGTCTGAGCTGGAGCAGGACTGGGAACAGAAGAAACGCCAGAAGCTGGGGTTGGAGCTGCATTGGGATCAGTGTACTGCTGTGGATATGGCAAAGGTTGCCCAGCATTCGGAGGTGTTGCCTGCTGGCCAGGAATAGGTTGTGGCGACGCTTGGACAGCCTGCGATGGATAAAGTGATGGCTGTTGCGGAGCAAGTgactgctgttgttgtggatAACCAGATGGTTGCTGCTGATATGTCAGTGGTTGTTGAGGCGTCTGGGACTGGGAATACCCGGTggcctgctgctgcggtgTCTGCGATTGTGGATATCCAGTAGCCTGTTGCTGGGACTGAGGATATCCCGATAGATGTTGCTGCGGTGTCTGTGGATATCCagtctgttgctgctgtggtgTCTGTTGTCCAGTCGTTTGCTGAGTTTGGGCATAGCCGGGTGCTTGGAGCTGAGGCGTCAGTTGCTGGGCATAGCCTGATAATGGCTGCTGTGGATAAGCTCCCACCTGTTGCTGCGGTGTCTGAGATTGTGGATATCCACCAGCTTGCTGCTGTGGCCCCTGACTTGGCCACAAGGGTTGTTGGGCTGATTGTCCTGTTGGATAACCAGAAGGTGCTGGAGGATAAGTCACCTGTTGAGCTTGAGCGTTAACCTGTTGGTAGGCCTGCCCTGAAAATCCTGCCGCTGTTTGGTAAGGATTGGACATTGGATTGACCACGAAGGGTGCCTGCAGGGTGGACGGCAGCTCACTGGGATTTGAAGCCGAAACTGGATTGCCGGATGTAGCCACATACAGAGGCTGCTGGATATTCAATCCCTGGGAAGCTGAGCTTGCGGGAACTGTTCCGGGTGGAGCGTAGGCTAGAGGAGGAACAGACCCACTTGGATACCCATAATTGTATGCCATGCCTGCTTGGTTGTTATCCTGCGCCTGGCCCTGCAAGTTCATCTGACCGAGAGCTCCGTGCAGGGTCTGCGAGTTTGGCGATGCTTGGGCCTTGTAGGCCGGAGGAGCAatgtgctgctgttgctgctgatacATGGGATTCGTGTAGCCGGCGGCACTGGGATCAAAATACTGCTGCTGGGTGAGACTATAGGGTGGAGGTGGCTCATTCGGTGGTGCAGTGGCATAGGAACAAGCGGCCTGCGTGGGATTCTCCGAGCCCACCGGCACTGGACGCACTGTAGGCACATAGGCGGGATTCGAGGCATCTGCCATGACTGCTTTGGCCTTGAGGTAATCCCTTAATTTGGGGGTGCTGCTCACCGCTGGCACGGGCGTAGTTTCCGCTATTGGTTTGCTGACAACTGGAGTTGTTGCGGCCTTAACGCTCTGCATCCTTTGCTGGCGCTCTTCGGACTGCACATCCCTGGCGGATCGAAATCTGGTAAGTAGTTTCTGTACATTTCCGGCTAGTTTCTTGTAGAATTCCAAACCCTTGGCGGATTTTGCCAGCAGATCCTCATAAACATCATAGGATGCAGCTAGTGAGCTGTAAAAGTGCTCCCGTTTCTGCTTCACGTCCTGGAGCGTTTTCAAAACTGGTGCCGCCTTGGCATAGTTCTCAGTTAGAGCTTGCAGAATATTACCTTGAGCCACCATATTCTGATCCAGAAGTGCGGTGATTTTGTCGTGCTTGCCCAGTTCGGTTGCAAATAAAGCTTGGAGACCCTCTTGTCCACCGTGGGCAATTACTTTGCCAGTGATATCATCCTCGTTGATGGCTATCCTCAAATCCGCATGGAACTGAGCACGTTGCGCCTTCATTTCGTTGACTTTGTTGAGAATGAGCTTCACATCCCTGAAAATTTCGGTGGTATTCAGTTCCGAACTTAGTTTGGGCATCAGTTGCTGAATCTCAGGCAATGGTCTAGCCAGTATCTTTAGATTATTTACGTGCAGACTCATGGCTTTCCTCAA from Drosophila mauritiana strain mau12 chromosome 3L, ASM438214v1, whole genome shotgun sequence carries:
- the LOC117141807 gene encoding alpha-1,3-mannosyl-glycoprotein 4-beta-N-acetylglucosaminyltransferase A translates to MMFKIRQRNCMLIVTALVLAPCIVILMVMGPELSTEQSLTQRLAECHMRLQYLESMYRARQEDVALLSQYLGQLQSVNVTGASAPPPPRLSPEARQLLRNASHISKGGSANGSMARSQNIRLPNAYHFLPHLLDDAGSLRPAYLQSKGRSDVSIVLGVPTVRREKQSYLLGTLHNLIENMNDEEQNETLIIVYIGETDMESVQLIARQIEASFDQHVESGLIDIIAPAPSYYPNFERLRITLNDPLERVKWRSKQNLDFAYLMAYAHSKGTFYVQLEDDILTKRQFITTMKKFALIKSALTKPDQPEWFVLDFCQLGFIGKMFKSAELPYLITYFQMFYNDKPVDWLLTYFIESKVCRTDKDQKHCNAEKAKYWQHFRKSLFQHIGTSSSLKGKVQKLKDKQFGSKVPQYYAHTHNPPALVKSNIAPYKNYLLQRAYRGESYFWGLLPQPGDLVQIIFERPTQLRHYLFRSGNSEHPSDRFYNTTVELLPADTLSENSSVWSNYNTTTDGYLVVGSFDSLGVAEGLLDAKIGAIKELRLHVHSDSENWALLSEIELQEWGSDSKSEDNAAKPRYVGGS
- the LOC117141809 gene encoding alpha-1,3-mannosyl-glycoprotein 4-beta-N-acetylglucosaminyltransferase A — protein: MKVISIRWKTCLPGLIIVAYLVSAMLYFGKDITQIEPVEPRVVKNKTKVPRIYAKTINHDGNWETIVTDPELKPRYRVGGGRTGVKLVIGVPTVLRPKKNYVLQTVDCLIRRMTPEQRDNCLIVIFVGETKLQFAKFIVKKLHVNHSTHMRAGLIDVIAPPLNYYPNFSRLRNTLNDDPQRVQWRTKQNLDYIYLMSYAKSRGLYYLQLEDDVMANVGFLGYIQKFAVLHSSFRIAQQIDWIVMSFSELGFIGKLFRTSVLSSFVAYLKLFYNDQPIDWLLQSFVTLQSCRWDSVSDPECQRNFESRLLRSAQSQFQHMGAQSSLADKEQYQKDAFFNHNFARQRLRHLRQPLNLIATHRNSLLKHNLDLVEGETFIWIYMPRMPKIMKYLITNQFKQTQLHIRNAKETAHNLAEFNIELVKGSPTLVANSSSTRQCGFVMSHTVQSFAERAGKAELPYNYMYYYIKEEPEGLSWFRRFLWASNASSFLELRSTMVLLLLVFQFVQ
- the LOC117141803 gene encoding tyrosine-protein phosphatase non-receptor type 23 produces the protein MEAVPRLHMLWFALKSSPEGTSFAALKKYIAEFYHEDPEAYSKEVHALETLRNQAMHTTKDGAPVMKRYYCQLHALQNRFPQLADRGIFTFKWKDLYHSAVHEVTDLRFERAAVLFNIAALHTQSGASVTRGDVDGMKMACTHFQAAAWAYGELRERYANVNSGGDFMTPELLVFQQQVCFAQAQECILEKSLIDNRKPHIVAKVTAQIVVYYGAALAALLTGGDDGPVAQVIDSSVYKLWKKYVRFKINYLTCILYLYQGQHSEEKRQMGERVTLYQASWDKLEEARKESKGLPDQREINESLSFTADVVEAKRKNAKNENEFIYHEAVPELSTIAAVQGANLVNGIGFQVSDEEHAGPDIFARLVPMKAHEASSLYSEEKAKLLRKYGALLEEKDTQLESYMSSLTLDNLNINEEQANKLPQGIVDRCAALNANKTAISDLVEAMSQLAEITADVETNLGEISSMLEAEAKAEREFQSATGVQRTPNAHITELSREFQKYSEAHARAGESNNTLRKAMSLHVNNLKILARPLPEIQQLMPKLSSELNTTEIFRDVKLILNKVNEMKAQRAQFHADLRIAINEDDITGKVIAHGGQEGLQALFATELGKHDKITALLDQNMVAQGNILQALTENYAKAAPVLKTLQDVKQKREHFYSSLAASYDVYEDLLAKSAKGLEFYKKLAGNVQKLLTRFRSARDVQSEERQQRMQSVKAATTPVVSKPIAETTPVPAVSSTPKLRDYLKAKAVMADASNPAYVPTVRPVPVGSENPTQAACSYATAPPNEPPPPYSLTQQQYFDPSAAGYTNPMYQQQQQHIAPPAYKAQASPNSQTLHGALGQMNLQGQAQDNNQAGMAYNYGYPSGSVPPLAYAPPGTVPASSASQGLNIQQPLYVATSGNPVSASNPSELPSTLQAPFVVNPMSNPYQTAAGFSGQAYQQVNAQAQQVTYPPAPSGYPTGQSAQQPLWPSQGPQQQAGGYPQSQTPQQQVGAYPQQPLSGYAQQLTPQLQAPGYAQTQQTTGQQTPQQQQTGYPQTPQQHLSGYPQSQQQATGYPQSQTPQQQATGYSQSQTPQQPLTYQQQPSGYPQQQQSLAPQQPSLYPSQAVQASPQPIPGQQATPPNAGQPLPYPQQYTDPNAAPTPASGVSSVPSPAPAQTPAPTSSQAQVPTSPHPSATYSSYSNHPGYSFNPQTGIYEYSSGYQQDTSSLKGSQASQSYQFSQSGKQQSVGTTDSEIASRSNTATGFDSPIVSHTKVNMAAKDSTSAIEGNESSNYYSTPYGYLGSVNPQQQPTPAPPSNSTASIYMQSGASSTAETQTTSSGAPYASSAALTKVEPKPEALAPKVTSNVDLLSDLDIDCSVAVPPPMLPQPVLQPQVATPTPPASQVSVPVKVESVAEHAAPATPEIPVAATEGTAQTSVTIPSGPKCASLDNLSNCSDLSSLENFDWDSVSVTHSVSEKPTKASGTANGHSSAFAFQSETFTDEKTTKYFQKEVESYEKLLENLHVKMLNGKTQLGAKWQELQQKLDKEANKRSTTIAKLFPEKNRSLDCLPYDHARVKLDKQTDDYINAAYMKNLSAGCPNFIVAQTPQPNTINDFWSMIWSEKSRTVVCLHTPNELFDPYWPQALDQPTHYDDYTVTCLKLQQLSHCSEYQLKLSMHGADAVLDLSLLQLKQWTKGAPAQLLGVAENALETHRQRCQAANAPQSPLIMNCLTGSERSELVAIGVCAIIATQNRQPILINTIDVWSRICAQRQNSLRDSAILEQSMQIVLCNAHNVLNKRGIMTSYQMKMAPQVTAKEQQENKDPLNELDALWKLK